A single genomic interval of Lucilia cuprina isolate Lc7/37 chromosome 2, ASM2204524v1, whole genome shotgun sequence harbors:
- the LOC111686309 gene encoding uncharacterized protein LOC111686309, with product MASTGDPHLQYHFRYATQNHPLSSISNSFNSKDVKELQLLKTKLMAANNSASKASIYYTPPEVEDNLRHSQLNLQTSPIHINYINENLEHRNLDFRMQPRAFLINTPMQMESPTTINNLASMDETTAALNQLKITSEHPLGAGSIEDNHYAATMADKFAAASGSTKNGKQRHSFYEDCALGDSNIELNEMRDYKDTNDVKNSKSCPVIYKVSKQNDGTTVHELLTEDLSKGLRLNKPTEESEQQETPLHHKPLKETEKLNIILDENGKSTLYDVSLPATIKTDNNKKDIKSLSLDLTSNSANNRTTAGCDHLKRDFDSLNYRDDNIPTTSAYASNSLSSGLTTPVLSHNLSPSSPLSESCNED from the exons atggcatCAACCGGTGATCCacatctgcagtatcattttcGCTATGCAACTCAAAATCATCCCCTATCCTCCATAAGCAACTCTTTCAATTCCAAAGATGTCAAAGAATTACAATTACTGAAAACCAAACTAATGGCAGCCAATAATTCAGCAAGCAAAGCTTCCATATACTATACACCACCAGAAGTGGAAGACAACCTACGACACTCCCAACTGAATTTACAAACATCACCCATACACATCAACTACATTAATGAGAATCTCGAACATAGAAATCTTGATTTTCGAATGCAACCAAGAGCATTTTTAATCAATACGCCCATGCAAATGGAAAGTCCAACAACCATTAATAATCTAGCCAGTATGGATGAGACGACAGCGGCTTTGAATCAATTGAAAATCACATCAGAACATCCTTTGGGAGCGGGCAGTATAGAGGATAATCATTATGCAGCTACCATGGCCGATAAGTTTGCAGCAGCTAGTGGCAGTACGAAAAATGGCAAACAAAGACATTCATTTTATGAAG ATTGTGCCCTGGGTGATAGTAATATAGAACTAAATGAAATGCGTGATTATAAAGATACTAATGATGTGAAAAACTCCAAATCATGTCCAGTTATTTATAAAGTCTCCAAACAAAACGATGGCACTACCGTACACGAACTACTTACAGAAGATTTGAGCAAAGGTTTACGTTTGAATAAACCTACGGAGGAGTCGGAACAGCAAGAGACCCCTTTGCATCATAAACCCTTAAAAGAAAcggaaaaactaaatattattttagatgAAAATGGTAAATCTACATTGTATGATGTCTCACTACCGGCCACGATAAAAacagataataataaaaaagacatAAAATCCCTAAGTTTAGATTTAACATCTAATTCAGCCAATAATAGAACTACAGCCGGATGTGATCacctaaaaagagattttgatagtttaaactatagagaTGATAATATACCCACAACCTCGGCCTATGCATCGAACTCCTTGTCTTCGGGCCTAACCACACCTGTCCTGTCACACAACCTGTCTCCCTCTTCGCCCCTTTCAGAGTCTTGTAATGAAGACTAG